One genomic segment of Flavobacteriaceae bacterium includes these proteins:
- a CDS encoding dehydrogenase — MKTLMNYSRYKIKKEQLLKLYTSMLKPRLIEEKMLVLLRQGKISKWFSGIGQEAISVGVTSALTKEEYILPMHRNLGVFTSREIPLHRLFAQWQGKKSGFTKGRDRSFHFGTREFNIIGMISHLGPQLGVADGIALANVLKKNNRACAVFTGEGGTSEGDFHEALNIASVWSLPVLFCIENNGYGLSTPVSEQYHCKHLADRGLGYGIPSCRIDGNNILEVFTKVSELAQSIREKPGPVLLEFETFRIRGHEEASGTAYVPKELIATWKGRDPLINFEDYLLSENIVDDDFVNQTKITIKSEIKEHLQKAYDESAIIPNIKTELNDVYAAYRQKIIPPSKNKANIRLIDAISKGLEQSMEKHDHLIIMGQDIAEYGGVFKITDGFVKKFGKERIRNTPICESAIVATAYGLSISGMKAVVEMQFADFVSSGFNPIVNLLAKSHYRWSQYADVVIRMPCGAGVRAGPFHSQTNEAWFTKTPGLKVVYPAFPEDAKGLLCAAINDPNPVLFFEHKALYRSVYQDVSEDYFTVEIGKAAILKEGEDMTIISYGAGIHWVLDTLKRHPDIQADVIDLRTLQPLDTEAIYTSVKKTGKVIILQEDSLFGGIASDISAMITENCFEFLDAPVKRIASLETPIPFQAALENQYLPKARFEKEVLSLLKY, encoded by the coding sequence ATGAAAACGCTAATGAACTACAGTCGTTATAAAATTAAAAAGGAACAATTGCTTAAATTATATACGAGTATGTTAAAGCCTCGCTTAATTGAGGAAAAAATGTTGGTTTTATTACGACAAGGGAAAATTTCCAAATGGTTTTCAGGAATTGGCCAAGAGGCCATTTCCGTAGGCGTAACTTCTGCATTAACAAAAGAAGAATATATATTGCCCATGCATAGAAATCTGGGTGTTTTTACAAGCAGAGAAATCCCTTTACATAGGTTATTTGCACAGTGGCAGGGAAAGAAGAGCGGTTTTACCAAAGGAAGAGATAGAAGTTTCCATTTCGGAACCCGGGAGTTCAATATTATAGGAATGATCTCTCATTTAGGGCCTCAATTAGGTGTAGCAGATGGTATTGCACTTGCGAACGTATTAAAAAAAAACAACCGGGCATGTGCTGTATTTACAGGAGAAGGAGGGACGAGTGAAGGTGATTTTCACGAAGCATTAAATATCGCTTCTGTTTGGAGTTTGCCTGTACTGTTTTGTATTGAAAACAACGGGTATGGATTATCTACCCCTGTATCCGAACAGTACCATTGCAAACACTTAGCAGATAGAGGGTTAGGTTATGGTATACCATCTTGTAGAATTGATGGCAATAATATTTTGGAAGTATTTACCAAAGTTTCCGAACTGGCACAAAGTATAAGAGAAAAACCCGGACCTGTTTTACTGGAATTTGAAACTTTCAGGATACGGGGTCATGAAGAAGCAAGTGGCACCGCATACGTTCCGAAAGAATTGATAGCAACCTGGAAGGGCAGAGATCCGCTTATTAATTTTGAAGACTATCTGTTATCTGAAAATATAGTTGATGATGATTTTGTCAATCAAACCAAAATAACAATCAAGTCCGAGATCAAAGAACATTTACAAAAAGCGTATGATGAATCGGCTATCATTCCCAATATAAAAACAGAATTGAATGATGTTTATGCTGCTTACCGGCAAAAAATCATTCCTCCATCAAAAAATAAGGCGAACATTCGTCTGATAGATGCTATTTCCAAAGGTCTGGAGCAATCTATGGAAAAACATGATCATTTAATTATAATGGGTCAGGATATTGCCGAATACGGAGGGGTTTTTAAGATTACCGATGGTTTTGTGAAAAAATTTGGAAAGGAACGTATCCGAAATACTCCTATATGTGAATCTGCCATTGTTGCCACTGCCTATGGTTTGAGTATAAGTGGTATGAAGGCTGTTGTGGAAATGCAATTTGCAGATTTTGTAAGTTCAGGATTCAACCCAATTGTTAATCTGCTGGCAAAATCACATTATCGCTGGAGCCAATATGCAGATGTGGTCATACGGATGCCATGCGGAGCAGGAGTGAGGGCCGGTCCTTTTCACAGCCAGACAAATGAAGCCTGGTTTACTAAAACACCGGGACTAAAAGTAGTATATCCTGCTTTTCCCGAAGATGCAAAAGGATTGTTATGTGCAGCCATCAATGATCCAAACCCCGTATTATTTTTTGAACATAAAGCACTGTATCGATCTGTATATCAGGATGTTTCTGAAGACTATTTTACCGTAGAAATTGGAAAAGCCGCCATTTTAAAAGAAGGGGAGGACATGACTATTATTTCTTACGGAGCCGGAATTCACTGGGTTTTGGATACCTTAAAGCGTCATCCTGATATACAGGCAGATGTCATTGATTTACGAACTTTGCAGCCTTTAGATACAGAAGCTATATATACATCGGTAAAGAAGACAGGAAAAGTAATCATTCTTCAAGAAGATTCTTTATTCGGTGGTATTGCCAGTGATATATCAGCTATGATTACGGAAAACTGTTTTGAATTTTTAGATGCACCCGTAAAAAGAATTGCTAGCTTGGAAACACCGATTCCATTTCAAGCAGCCCTGGAAAATCAATATTTACCAAAAGCCAGATTTGAAAAAGAAGTACTATCTCTGTTAAAATATTAA
- a CDS encoding IS3 family transposase (programmed frameshift): MKRRKYSKEFKIKAVELSNVRGNTKQIAMELGISADLIYRWRRELEQRPDLAFSGNGVKQLTEDQKELERLRKQLKDVTMERDILKNAGEHLLQERSEVLKFIKDYSREYPVGKMCKIFKISRNSYYRSKNYVPSDRDGKNRMLLSEIHRICERSKSTYGSPRITEELKAKGFKVSRSRVARLMKKHGIKAVRKKKFVVTTDSKHQYPVADNVLDRDFKATAAAQKWVSDITYLKTAQGWLYLTVIIDLFDRKVIGWSLSNGLKARQTIIAAWRMAVNNRMPCEGMIFHSDRGVQYASHAFVNILKSYHVTPSMSRKGNCWDNAVAESFFKTIKTELMIDNKFISNKSLQIKVFEYIETWYNRYRRHSALGYKNIIEFEKLYQIKNVA, from the exons ATGAAACGAAGAAAATACAGTAAAGAGTTTAAAATTAAAGCAGTAGAATTAAGCAATGTACGAGGTAACACAAAGCAGATTGCCATGGAATTGGGAATCAGTGCAGATCTTATTTACAGATGGCGTAGAGAATTAGAACAGCGTCCTGATTTAGCTTTTAGCGGTAATGGCGTCAAACAACTCACAGAAGATCAGAAAGAGTTAGAGCGATTACGTAAACAGCTCAAGGATGTTACCATGGAGCGGGATATCTTAAAAAATGCCG GTGAGCATCTTCTCCAAGAGCGATCGGAAGTATTGAAATTTATCAAAGATTACAGTAGAGAATATCCGGTTGGGAAGATGTGTAAAATTTTTAAAATTAGTAGAAACAGTTATTACAGGAGTAAGAATTATGTTCCATCAGATAGAGATGGAAAAAATCGTATGCTACTCTCTGAGATTCACCGTATCTGTGAGCGAAGTAAATCTACTTATGGAAGTCCTAGAATTACAGAGGAACTCAAAGCTAAAGGGTTTAAAGTATCTAGGTCTAGGGTAGCACGATTGATGAAAAAACACGGGATTAAAGCAGTTCGTAAAAAGAAATTTGTTGTCACGACAGATTCTAAGCATCAATATCCAGTAGCTGATAATGTATTGGATAGAGATTTTAAAGCTACCGCTGCTGCACAGAAATGGGTTTCTGATATTACCTATTTAAAGACTGCACAAGGATGGCTGTACTTAACGGTAATTATTGACCTGTTTGATCGTAAAGTCATTGGTTGGTCTTTGAGCAATGGACTCAAAGCAAGACAAACTATCATTGCTGCATGGAGAATGGCTGTAAACAACAGAATGCCTTGTGAAGGTATGATTTTTCATTCTGATCGAGGTGTACAATACGCATCTCATGCGTTTGTTAATATCCTTAAAAGTTATCATGTAACACCCAGTATGAGTAGAAAAGGAAACTGTTGGGATAATGCAGTAGCTGAATCTTTTTTTAAAACAATCAAAACAGAACTAATGATAGACAATAAGTTTATATCCAACAAAAGTCTTCAAATTAAAGTCTTTGAATACATAGAAACTTGGTACAACAGATACAGAAGACATTCTGCTCTTGGTTACAAAAATATCATCGAATTTGAAAAATTATATCAAATCAAAAATGTAGCTTAA